A window of Aurantibacillus circumpalustris genomic DNA:
CTTTTTTTAGTGAATCTTTCACAGTTAAGGCCTCAAGCTTTTTTTCCAGCTTTGCTTTTTCATAGGCGGAAGCGTTCGCCATGGTAGCTTGTAATTGAACTCTAACCATTGAATCAATTTTATGTTGCTCCTTCTGAGCAAGAATTAATTGTTGAATAACCGAAGCACTATCTTGTTGTGCTTGTTCTTGAGTTTTGTTTTTTTGTGCAACGCCATTAAAAAACAAGCCAATTACAAAAGCGAGTAAAATAAGTAAACTTTTTTTCATGGTATTTAGTTTTGAATCGGTGTTTTAATTTTGTTTAAATTCAATCTCCACGAGATTCCTCCGCTGATAAAATAATCTGCTACACTGTTTTTGCCGTACCCTGTAGAAACATCAAATTGAAAATTGTTGTTGAGCAACCAAGCGAATCCACAATCGAAACGCGTTTCAAATGTTTTATCACGGTACTGGCCGTAATTTTCTACAAAAGAACTTAGTTTTTTATAAACTGGGAAAGAAAAGTTAATGACATACCTCCCTGTAGGAATGGCGTTGTTGCCTCCGTATAAAAGTATCCAATTAGTGGTTAAGGTAGTGCTTTTTGGAAGCCGCCAATTGGCTACAAATACAATGATAGGCGCTACATATCTAGTACCATAAGTTTTAGAAATATCGGGCATTCTTAAGCGCATCTGAAAACATGTTGCAGGTCTAATTCCTTTTTGATTTGATAGATGAACCCTGAATCCTACAAGTAAATTACTTAAACCACTAGTTGATACCAGAGTGTCGTTAACCGAATTTTTGTCGCTTTTATAATCAAGCATTGCACTTAGTTCAATTAGTTCTGAAATACCAAACCTCACCACATGACTAGTAACATACGTATGACTAGTTTGTTCAATATTATTATTATCGTATTCTATACCTTGTTGAAATTGTAAGATGTTTTTCCCAACCGTGAATGGACCAATAGCCTGTCCAGGACGTGCAGTGCGTATGGTTTCATTATATTGCGCATTTAAATGACTGATAATTAGTATAAAAAAGAGTGTAAGGTGTTTTCTCATTTATAGGATTTAATTTTTCAATTTATTTGCCAAAAATGTGAATTCAAAGTCGCCAAAGGTCAGTATGAATATATGTAATATTAGCGCAACCTTATCAAAGGCGCGAAAATATATTTGTTGGTTTTAGAAGGGGACTTCTTTTGCACTAATAACTAGAATTCAAATTTTAAAGTATCTGGAACGCTTAGTACTGGTATTTTAGAGTGATTGACAAATTGTTGAGCATAAGTGCCATTAATTATTTGCGCGAGTGAAAAGTCGTGTTTTGTCATAATAGCTAATAAATCTGCTTTTTGTTCTTTTGCATGATCTAAAATGGCTTTGGTAAAGTTTGAATTACTTAAGAAAACGGATTCATATTCAATACCCTCATTTTTTAAAAATGCTATTACCTGACTGACATATTGTTTTACCTTCTCCTTTTCGGTTTTATTATTTCCACTCGTATATCCTGTAACAATTATTTTTGAAGAAAATGTTTTTGCAATTTTAGCAACCAGATTTACTTTATTTCTCGAATTAAGTTCGGCTCTTATTGGCACTATGATTGTTTTGTAACTTTTTTTGGTGGACCGTTTTTGAACAGTCAAAACAGGGCACGATGCGTGGTTAACAACTCTAAATGCAGTACTTCCAACAAAAAACTCTGTCACGCCTGAAGTACCATGCGTTCCCATAATAATTAAGCTAGCTTTAATTTTTTTGGAATCGCAGACCAATTAGCCTAAGGTTTTTTGTTTGACTTTTGTCAAGTGTTCTCGCGTAACCCTTAAATAGGGCAATGCGCAGGGAACGAAAAATTTTTATTTTTTTATTTTTAAGTATTTACAACTTTTTAACTTGCACGGTAACTAAGAAAAATTCTGTACAAAT
This region includes:
- a CDS encoding universal stress protein, with translation MGTHGTSGVTEFFVGSTAFRVVNHASCPVLTVQKRSTKKSYKTIIVPIRAELNSRNKVNLVAKIAKTFSSKIIVTGYTSGNNKTEKEKVKQYVSQVIAFLKNEGIEYESVFLSNSNFTKAILDHAKEQKADLLAIMTKHDFSLAQIINGTYAQQFVNHSKIPVLSVPDTLKFEF
- a CDS encoding transporter; protein product: MRKHLTLFFILIISHLNAQYNETIRTARPGQAIGPFTVGKNILQFQQGIEYDNNNIEQTSHTYVTSHVVRFGISELIELSAMLDYKSDKNSVNDTLVSTSGLSNLLVGFRVHLSNQKGIRPATCFQMRLRMPDISKTYGTRYVAPIIVFVANWRLPKSTTLTTNWILLYGGNNAIPTGRYVINFSFPVYKKLSSFVENYGQYRDKTFETRFDCGFAWLLNNNFQFDVSTGYGKNSVADYFISGGISWRLNLNKIKTPIQN